A single window of Cellulomonas sp. NTE-D12 DNA harbors:
- a CDS encoding carbohydrate ABC transporter permease, with product MIAGPRSRRVTVAGVRYALLIGAAVVLALPFGYMVSTSLKAHTLLLEYPPRLIPKSPTLDNYTQAWGANNFGRYFLNSASVAVATTVGTVLLASMMAYGFARFRFPGKGVLFGTVVVGLTIPTMLLIIPQFLLAKNLGLLDSLPGLVPFYVGTQIAFSTFLLRAFFEQIPMELDEAMVIDGAGAWRRYWNLAIPLSKPALATVAIFTFLGSWDEFVWALTVINDVSKRTLPIGIALFQGQHGTSWGLVFAASVIAVVPVIAVYVTFQRQLVAGLTNGALKS from the coding sequence GTGATCGCCGGGCCGCGCTCGCGGCGGGTCACCGTCGCCGGGGTCCGGTACGCGCTGCTGATCGGCGCCGCGGTGGTGCTGGCGCTGCCGTTCGGCTACATGGTGTCCACGTCGCTCAAGGCGCACACCCTGCTGCTGGAGTACCCGCCGCGGCTGATCCCGAAGAGCCCGACGCTGGACAACTACACGCAGGCGTGGGGGGCCAACAACTTCGGCCGGTACTTCCTCAACTCTGCGTCGGTGGCGGTCGCCACGACGGTCGGCACCGTGCTGCTCGCCTCGATGATGGCCTACGGGTTCGCCCGGTTCCGGTTCCCCGGCAAGGGCGTGCTGTTCGGCACGGTGGTGGTCGGGCTGACCATCCCGACGATGCTGCTGATCATCCCGCAGTTCCTGCTGGCCAAGAACCTCGGGCTGCTGGACTCGCTGCCCGGCCTGGTGCCGTTCTACGTCGGCACGCAGATCGCCTTCTCGACGTTCCTGCTCCGCGCCTTCTTCGAGCAGATCCCGATGGAGCTCGACGAGGCGATGGTCATCGACGGCGCCGGCGCCTGGCGGCGGTACTGGAACCTGGCGATCCCGCTGTCCAAGCCCGCGCTGGCCACGGTGGCGATCTTCACGTTCCTCGGCAGCTGGGACGAGTTCGTCTGGGCGCTGACCGTGATCAACGACGTGTCCAAGCGGACCCTGCCGATCGGCATCGCCCTGTTCCAGGGGCAGCACGGGACGTCGTGGGGGCTGGTGTTCGCCGCGTCGGTGATCGCCGTCGTCCCCGTCATCGCCGTGTACGTGACGTTCCAGCGCCAGCTCGTCGCCGGGCTGACCAACGGCGCCCTGAAGAGCTGA
- a CDS encoding sugar ABC transporter permease, producing MTTTTPAIGSVTRTAPGGTDRRTPGSPRRRAGWAGLVFIVPGFALYLLVIGWPAVQALLISLRDYKITPGAESPWIGLANYTRALHDPVLARSFVNAGVYMLTTVPTQILIGLGLAVLLDTVLPGRTLFRVLFYLPVVTSWVVVSLLFQYLFATDHGVVNWFLVDVLGVVGHPVNWLGQRWTAMVAIGALGVWKGVGWSMLIFLAALTGVPRELHEAAALDGAGAWRRFKHVSMPFIRPTMVTVVILLVIGGFNVFTSVLLMTNGGPLDQTQVPLTYMYRQAFGYLDFGYGSAISFLLTGLVLVIAGLQYWWARRTADGGAK from the coding sequence ATGACCACCACCACCCCGGCGATCGGGTCGGTCACCCGCACCGCCCCCGGCGGGACGGACCGGCGCACGCCCGGTTCGCCCCGCCGGCGGGCGGGCTGGGCGGGGCTCGTCTTCATCGTCCCCGGCTTCGCCCTGTACCTGCTGGTGATCGGCTGGCCGGCGGTGCAGGCGCTGCTGATCAGCCTGCGCGACTACAAGATCACGCCGGGTGCCGAGAGCCCCTGGATCGGGCTGGCCAACTACACCCGGGCGCTGCACGACCCGGTGCTGGCCCGTTCGTTCGTCAACGCCGGCGTCTACATGCTCACCACGGTGCCGACCCAGATCCTGATCGGCCTGGGCCTGGCGGTGCTGCTCGACACCGTCCTGCCCGGTCGAACGCTGTTCCGGGTGCTGTTCTACCTCCCCGTGGTCACCAGCTGGGTGGTGGTGTCGCTGCTGTTCCAGTACCTGTTCGCCACCGACCACGGCGTCGTCAACTGGTTCCTGGTCGACGTGCTCGGCGTGGTGGGCCACCCCGTGAACTGGCTCGGGCAGCGGTGGACGGCGATGGTCGCCATCGGGGCGCTGGGCGTCTGGAAGGGCGTCGGCTGGTCGATGCTGATCTTCCTGGCAGCGCTGACCGGCGTGCCGCGCGAGCTGCACGAGGCGGCCGCGCTGGACGGTGCCGGGGCCTGGCGGCGGTTCAAGCACGTGTCGATGCCGTTCATCCGCCCGACCATGGTGACGGTGGTGATCCTGCTGGTCATCGGCGGGTTCAACGTGTTCACGTCGGTGCTGCTGATGACCAACGGCGGCCCGCTGGACCAGACGCAGGTGCCGCTGACCTACATGTACCGGCAGGCGTTCGGGTACCTGGACTTCGGGTACGGGTCGGCGATCTCGTTCCTGCTGACGGGCCTGGTGCTGGTGATCGCCGGGCTGCAGTACTGGTGGGCGCGGCGTACTGCCGACGGGGGTGCGAAGTGA
- a CDS encoding extracellular solute-binding protein, with amino-acid sequence MFSTARRTALTAIGAAAALALTLTACSSGGGAGAAQTPIASAGATISGTVTFWHAYSADSQEVKTLETVIIPKFEQLHPGVKVTDVAVPYDQLHQKLVTAVAGDTLPDLVRSDIMWVPELADLGVLVPLDQQMPDFSTYSAQVYKGALATNAWKGHYYGLPLDTNTRVLLYNSDALAKAGITTPPATFADLRADAPKLTAAGVSTFADNSTSGWNVLPWIWSAGGAVTDDEVTKATGYLNSAASVAGVQLLVDLYKQKAIPDIILGGTGGTATSDGLATGKYATILDGPWMYPIFASQYPQFQLKAAPVPSGDGGSISVVGGESVVLTKSSKNKDAAAEFLRYLLSQDAQLAMAKVGQMPVLSNLGDQLTSINAYYGPFVTQLATARPRTPTPAWPKIDDILKAQIQKALQGDVSVQDALDQAAAQIDPLLAKYAG; translated from the coding sequence ATGTTCAGCACCGCCCGAAGGACCGCCCTGACCGCCATCGGTGCGGCAGCGGCCCTCGCCCTGACCCTCACCGCCTGCAGCTCGGGCGGTGGTGCGGGCGCCGCCCAGACGCCCATCGCGTCCGCAGGCGCCACCATCTCCGGCACGGTCACCTTCTGGCACGCCTACTCGGCGGACTCGCAGGAGGTGAAGACGCTCGAGACGGTGATCATCCCCAAGTTCGAGCAGCTGCACCCCGGCGTGAAGGTGACCGACGTGGCGGTGCCCTACGACCAGCTGCACCAGAAGCTGGTGACGGCCGTCGCCGGCGACACGCTGCCCGACCTGGTGCGCTCCGACATCATGTGGGTCCCCGAGCTGGCTGACCTCGGCGTGCTGGTGCCGCTCGACCAGCAGATGCCGGACTTCAGCACCTACTCCGCCCAGGTCTACAAGGGCGCGCTGGCCACCAATGCGTGGAAGGGCCACTACTACGGCCTGCCGCTCGACACGAACACGCGCGTGCTGCTCTACAACTCCGACGCCCTGGCGAAGGCGGGCATCACCACGCCGCCGGCGACGTTCGCCGACCTGCGCGCCGACGCCCCCAAGCTGACCGCGGCCGGCGTCTCGACCTTCGCCGACAACAGCACGTCCGGCTGGAACGTGCTGCCCTGGATCTGGAGCGCCGGCGGCGCCGTCACCGACGACGAGGTGACCAAGGCGACCGGTTACCTGAACTCGGCGGCGTCCGTCGCGGGTGTGCAGCTGCTGGTGGACCTGTACAAGCAGAAGGCGATCCCGGACATCATCCTGGGCGGCACGGGCGGCACCGCCACGTCCGACGGCCTGGCGACCGGCAAGTACGCCACGATCCTCGACGGCCCGTGGATGTACCCGATCTTCGCCTCGCAGTACCCGCAGTTCCAGCTCAAGGCGGCACCGGTGCCGTCCGGTGACGGCGGCAGCATCTCCGTGGTCGGCGGCGAGTCGGTGGTGCTGACCAAGTCCTCGAAGAACAAGGACGCGGCTGCGGAGTTCCTGCGCTACCTGCTGTCGCAGGACGCGCAGCTGGCGATGGCCAAGGTCGGTCAGATGCCGGTGCTGTCCAACCTCGGCGACCAGCTGACCAGCATCAACGCCTACTACGGCCCGTTCGTCACGCAGCTGGCCACCGCCCGGCCGCGGACGCCGACCCCGGCCTGGCCGAAGATCGACGACATCCTCAAGGCGCAGATCCAGAAGGCGCTGCAGGGCGACGTCAGCGTGCAGGACGCCCTCGACCAGGCCGCCGCGCAGATCGACCCGCTGCTGGCGAAGTACGCCGGCTGA
- a CDS encoding ROK family transcriptional regulator: MPATPSRWTQLSVSERRVALEVLVHGPLARTELAQRLELSTPSLTRLTKPLVDTGVLHEVDDPTDPAARNGGRPLQPLDVDPGLDHFVGIKLTGTRAFAALTDLRADIVHAADLPVEDHRPEAVVELLARLVAQVSEGRPDACVCAVGVGLGGIVREDVRVGRAPFLGWRDVDLGVLLRERLGLPVVLANDLDALMEAEHWFGAGRDVSDFVALTIGAAVGCGLVVHDRLVHGRDSGLGLLGHFPLDPLGPACPDGHRGCANALLSMDAIQTQAALASGRALTYDEVLDLAVAADPIADQIVGNAARAFGVLIADVVNIAQPQRVVLTGEGIRLAEVGWDRLVASIREHRNPEASDVDLLLVKDDPTLWARGAAAVAIQRTVLATLP; encoded by the coding sequence ATGCCCGCCACACCGTCGCGGTGGACGCAGCTGTCCGTGTCCGAGCGCCGGGTCGCCCTCGAGGTGCTGGTGCACGGCCCGCTGGCCCGTACCGAGCTGGCGCAGCGGCTCGAGCTGTCCACCCCGAGCCTGACGCGCCTGACCAAGCCGCTGGTCGACACCGGCGTGCTGCACGAGGTCGACGACCCGACGGACCCCGCCGCCCGCAACGGCGGCCGCCCGCTGCAGCCGCTGGACGTCGACCCCGGCCTCGACCACTTCGTCGGCATCAAGCTCACCGGCACGCGGGCGTTCGCGGCGCTCACCGACCTGCGGGCGGACATCGTGCACGCCGCCGACCTGCCGGTGGAGGACCACCGGCCCGAGGCGGTGGTCGAGCTGCTCGCCCGGCTGGTCGCGCAGGTCAGCGAGGGGCGGCCGGATGCGTGCGTCTGCGCCGTCGGAGTCGGGCTGGGCGGCATCGTGCGCGAGGACGTGCGGGTGGGGCGGGCGCCGTTCCTCGGCTGGCGCGACGTGGACCTCGGGGTGCTGCTGCGCGAGCGGCTCGGTCTCCCGGTGGTGCTGGCCAACGACCTCGACGCACTGATGGAGGCCGAGCACTGGTTCGGTGCCGGGCGTGACGTCAGCGACTTCGTCGCTCTGACCATCGGCGCCGCGGTCGGCTGCGGCCTGGTGGTCCACGACCGGCTGGTGCACGGCCGCGACTCCGGCCTGGGCTTGCTGGGCCACTTCCCGCTCGACCCGCTCGGGCCCGCGTGCCCCGACGGTCACCGCGGCTGCGCCAACGCGCTGCTGTCCATGGACGCGATCCAGACGCAGGCGGCGCTCGCGTCCGGCCGGGCGCTGACGTACGACGAGGTGCTCGACCTGGCCGTCGCCGCCGACCCGATCGCTGACCAGATCGTCGGCAACGCCGCGCGCGCCTTCGGCGTCCTGATCGCGGACGTGGTGAACATCGCCCAGCCGCAGCGCGTGGTGCTGACCGGTGAGGGGATCCGGCTCGCCGAGGTGGGCTGGGACCGGCTGGTCGCCAGCATCCGCGAGCACCGCAACCCGGAGGCGAGCGACGTCGACCTGCTCCTGGTCAAGGACGACCCGACCCTGTGGGCCCGGGGCGCGGCCGCCGTCGCCATCCAGCGCACCGTGCTGGCCACCCTGCCCTGA
- a CDS encoding alpha-amylase family glycosyl hydrolase codes for MVSTEWWRNATVYQVYPLSFMDSDGDGTGDLRGIVQRLDHLAGRPDSLGVDAIWLSPIYRSPMVDFGYDVADHCDVDPRFGTLADAEHLVEEAHRRGLRVLLDYVPNHTSDQHPWFEQARSSRDDPYRDFYVWRDPAPDGGPPTNWLSAFARVGPAWTLDPTTGQYYLHSYTAEQPDLDWRNPAVREAMHQVLRFWLDRGVDGFRIDAPHRLGKDAMLRDNPSDVAHLRIATQLDDRQHRSMGDPYVHDVLRGIRAVADEYPGTVLVGEVGVHHPGRRLAYHGSGDELPLVFDFGFWSNPWSADAFRAGGEQMADVLAVGGWPTHALSNHDIPRHATRYALRHQDPSQPDPRTRVAAVMLATLPGATFLYYGEEIGMTDVPVPAELATDPNGRDPLRTPMQWDLTAPGAGFTTGVPWRPVPRGGVDVATQTGDPGSLLSLYRDLLRLRRTHPCLVGGDYAALDAGPDVYAYRRSVEDATLVVLLGFADAPRHVTLAGPGAGRVLIASHGPTPGTPVDLAALDLDANQALVVELDES; via the coding sequence GTGGTCAGCACCGAGTGGTGGCGCAACGCCACCGTGTACCAGGTCTACCCGCTGAGCTTCATGGACTCCGACGGGGACGGCACGGGGGACCTGCGCGGCATCGTGCAGCGGCTCGACCACCTCGCCGGCAGGCCGGACAGCCTGGGTGTCGACGCGATCTGGCTGTCCCCGATCTACCGGTCGCCGATGGTGGACTTCGGCTACGACGTCGCCGACCACTGCGACGTCGACCCGCGGTTCGGCACGCTCGCGGACGCCGAGCACCTGGTCGAGGAGGCGCACCGGCGCGGGTTGCGCGTGCTGCTGGACTACGTGCCGAACCACACGTCGGACCAGCACCCCTGGTTCGAGCAGGCGCGCAGCTCCCGCGACGACCCCTACCGGGACTTCTACGTCTGGCGGGACCCGGCTCCGGACGGTGGCCCGCCGACCAACTGGCTGTCCGCCTTCGCACGAGTCGGCCCCGCGTGGACCCTCGACCCGACCACCGGTCAGTACTACCTGCACTCGTACACCGCCGAGCAGCCGGACCTCGACTGGCGCAACCCCGCCGTGCGGGAGGCGATGCACCAGGTGCTCCGGTTCTGGCTGGACCGGGGGGTGGACGGCTTCCGCATCGACGCCCCGCACCGGCTCGGCAAGGACGCCATGCTGCGGGACAACCCGTCGGACGTCGCCCACCTGCGGATCGCGACGCAGCTGGACGACCGGCAGCACCGCAGCATGGGCGACCCCTATGTGCACGACGTGCTGCGCGGCATCCGGGCGGTGGCCGACGAGTACCCCGGGACCGTGCTGGTCGGCGAGGTCGGCGTGCACCACCCCGGGCGGCGGCTGGCGTACCACGGCAGCGGTGACGAGCTGCCGCTGGTGTTCGACTTCGGGTTCTGGAGCAACCCGTGGAGCGCGGACGCGTTCCGTGCGGGCGGCGAGCAGATGGCGGACGTGCTGGCGGTGGGCGGCTGGCCGACGCATGCGCTGTCGAACCACGACATCCCCCGGCACGCCACCCGGTACGCGCTGCGGCACCAGGACCCGTCGCAGCCGGACCCCCGCACCCGCGTCGCCGCGGTGATGCTCGCCACGCTGCCGGGCGCCACGTTCCTGTACTACGGCGAGGAGATCGGCATGACGGACGTGCCGGTTCCGGCCGAGCTCGCCACCGACCCCAACGGCCGCGACCCCCTGCGCACGCCGATGCAGTGGGACCTGACCGCTCCCGGTGCGGGCTTCACGACGGGCGTGCCGTGGCGGCCGGTGCCGCGGGGCGGCGTCGACGTGGCGACCCAGACGGGCGACCCCGGCTCGCTGCTGAGCCTGTACCGAGACCTGCTGCGGCTGCGTCGGACGCATCCGTGCCTGGTCGGCGGGGACTACGCGGCGCTCGACGCCGGTCCGGACGTGTACGCCTACCGCCGGTCGGTCGAGGACGCGACGCTCGTCGTCCTGCTCGGCTTCGCCGACGCGCCCCGGCACGTGACCCTCGCCGGACCGGGCGCCGGCCGGGTGCTGATCGCCAGCCACGGGCCGACGCCCGGCACGCCGGTCGACCTGGCCGCCCTGGACCTCGACGCGAACCAGGCGCTGGTGGTGGAGCTCGACGAGTCCTAG
- a CDS encoding SDR family NAD(P)-dependent oxidoreductase, whose product MQISGNTVFIPGATSGIGLALALRLQARGNTVVVGGRRTDRLAAIAAEHPGLDTVAIDTTDPASITAAAAQVLARHPDLNVLITMAGIMRVEDWHTPSGFLASAEATVTTNLLGPIRLIAAFVEHLASRPDATIMTVSSGLAFAPLRVTPSYNATKAAIHLLSESLRLQLADTSVQVMELEPPAVRTELMPGQESSEFAMPLDDFVDEVMALVEANPDAHEIQVENVKFLRYGEARGDYDQVVATLNRLDPHAAA is encoded by the coding sequence ATGCAGATCAGCGGAAACACCGTCTTCATCCCCGGCGCGACCAGCGGCATCGGTCTGGCGCTGGCGCTCCGGCTCCAGGCCCGCGGCAACACCGTCGTCGTCGGCGGCCGTCGCACCGACCGGCTCGCGGCCATCGCCGCCGAGCACCCCGGCCTCGACACCGTCGCGATCGACACCACCGACCCGGCGAGCATCACCGCGGCCGCGGCGCAGGTGCTCGCGCGGCACCCGGACCTCAACGTGCTGATCACCATGGCCGGGATCATGCGGGTCGAGGACTGGCACACCCCGTCCGGGTTCCTCGCCAGCGCCGAGGCGACCGTCACCACCAACCTGCTCGGCCCCATCCGGCTGATCGCCGCCTTCGTCGAGCACCTCGCCTCGCGTCCGGACGCCACGATCATGACGGTGTCCTCCGGCCTTGCCTTCGCCCCGCTGCGCGTGACGCCCAGCTACAACGCGACCAAGGCTGCGATCCACCTGCTCAGCGAGAGCCTGCGGCTGCAGCTGGCCGACACGTCGGTGCAGGTGATGGAGCTGGAGCCGCCGGCGGTGCGCACCGAGCTGATGCCGGGCCAGGAGAGCAGCGAGTTCGCCATGCCGCTGGACGACTTCGTCGACGAGGTGATGGCGCTGGTCGAGGCGAACCCCGACGCGCACGAGATCCAGGTGGAGAACGTGAAGTTCCTCCGGTACGGCGAGGCCCGCGGCGACTACGACCAGGTGGTGGCCACCCTGAACCGCCTCGACCCGCACGCGGCCGCCTAG
- a CDS encoding helix-turn-helix transcriptional regulator, producing the protein MDRPALADFLRRHREQLQPQDVGLPAGPRRRAPGLRREEVAQLATMSTDYYTRLEQHRGPQPSTQMLAALARALRLTDDERDYLYRVAGHAAPDRDAGSDHVSPGMLRVLDRLTDSPAQVLTPLNETLVQNDLARALFGDQTSFTGLERSGIYRWFAHPDDRGLYPPGAHERQSRSMVASLRVAHGMASTRERADRLVRELTRISPEFTAVWARHEVGRRFEAHKVLLHPEVGAIEVDCQVLFTEDGSQTLLVLTAAPRSEAEGRLRLLSVLGTQAFTAGPPVGTA; encoded by the coding sequence GTGGACCGTCCTGCCCTCGCCGACTTCCTGCGCCGTCACCGCGAACAGCTGCAGCCGCAGGACGTCGGGCTGCCGGCGGGCCCCCGCCGTCGCGCCCCGGGCCTGCGCCGCGAGGAGGTCGCCCAGCTGGCGACCATGTCCACCGACTACTACACCCGCCTCGAGCAGCACCGCGGACCGCAGCCCAGCACCCAGATGCTGGCCGCGCTGGCCCGTGCGCTGCGCCTGACGGACGACGAGCGGGACTACCTGTACCGGGTCGCCGGCCACGCCGCGCCCGACCGGGACGCCGGCTCCGACCACGTGTCGCCCGGCATGCTGCGCGTGCTCGACCGCCTGACGGACTCACCGGCCCAGGTGCTCACGCCCCTGAACGAGACGCTGGTGCAGAACGACCTGGCGCGGGCGCTGTTCGGCGACCAGACGTCGTTCACCGGCCTGGAGCGCAGCGGCATCTACAGGTGGTTCGCGCACCCGGACGACCGGGGCCTGTACCCGCCCGGGGCGCACGAGCGGCAGAGCCGGTCGATGGTGGCGTCCCTGCGAGTCGCCCACGGGATGGCGTCGACCCGGGAGCGCGCCGACCGGCTGGTGCGCGAGCTGACCCGGATCAGCCCCGAGTTCACCGCCGTCTGGGCGCGGCACGAGGTCGGCCGGCGGTTCGAGGCCCACAAGGTGCTGCTGCACCCGGAGGTCGGAGCGATCGAGGTCGACTGCCAGGTGCTGTTCACGGAGGACGGCTCGCAGACCCTGCTGGTGCTGACCGCGGCGCCACGCAGCGAGGCGGAGGGCCGGTTGCGCCTGCTGTCCGTGCTGGGCACGCAGGCGTTCACGGCGGGCCCGCCGGTGGGTACGGCGTAG
- the fabI gene encoding enoyl-ACP reductase FabI produces MGLLDGKKILVTGVLTQGSIAFHVARLAQEQGADVVLTSFGRQYKLTEVMARRLPVEAPVVQLDVTSDEDLAALEGRLREHTDHLDGVVHSIGFAPQSVLGGNFLTGQWDDVATALHVSAYSLKALAVASLPLLGTGGSIVGLTFDAQFAWPVYDWMGVAKAAFESTSRYLARDLGPRGIRCNLVSAGPVRTTAAKSIQGFETIEGRWSDRAPLGWDMTDPVPTAQAVAALLSDWFPATTGEIVHVDGGVHAMGQ; encoded by the coding sequence ATGGGTCTGCTCGACGGCAAGAAGATCCTGGTCACCGGCGTGCTGACGCAGGGCTCGATCGCGTTCCACGTGGCACGCCTCGCGCAGGAGCAGGGTGCCGACGTGGTGCTCACCTCGTTCGGCCGGCAGTACAAGCTCACCGAGGTGATGGCCCGGCGGCTGCCCGTCGAGGCTCCGGTGGTGCAGCTCGACGTCACGTCGGACGAGGACCTGGCGGCGCTCGAGGGGCGGCTGCGCGAGCACACCGACCACCTGGACGGCGTCGTGCACTCGATCGGGTTCGCGCCGCAGTCGGTGCTCGGCGGCAACTTCCTCACCGGTCAGTGGGACGACGTCGCCACCGCGCTGCACGTCTCGGCCTACTCGCTCAAGGCGCTGGCGGTGGCGAGCCTGCCGCTGCTCGGCACCGGCGGCTCGATCGTCGGGCTGACGTTCGACGCGCAGTTCGCGTGGCCGGTCTACGACTGGATGGGCGTGGCCAAGGCCGCGTTCGAGTCGACCTCCCGCTACCTGGCCCGCGACCTCGGCCCGCGCGGCATCCGGTGCAACCTCGTCTCCGCCGGTCCGGTGCGGACGACGGCCGCCAAGTCGATCCAGGGCTTCGAGACGATCGAGGGCCGCTGGTCCGACCGCGCGCCGCTCGGCTGGGACATGACCGACCCGGTGCCGACCGCCCAGGCGGTCGCCGCGCTGCTGTCCGACTGGTTCCCGGCGACGACGGGCGAGATCGTGCACGTCGACGGCGGCGTGCACGCGATGGGCCAGTGA
- a CDS encoding nitronate monooxygenase codes for MGPLQGRPLPRVIQGGMGVAVSSWQIASSVARAGQLGVVSGTALDLVLARRLQDGDPDGSARRALAAFPVRAVADRVLARYFLAGGRLPGTPYSPVPRLAVRQSRPAQELGILGSFVEVWLAKEGHDGLVGINLLEKIQMATPTAVYGAMLAGVDHVLMGAGIPRDIPHLLDELAAHHAVDLPVEVSGAAGGGHAVHLDPHALLGAELPAVRRPAFLAIVSAHALASYLAKDAHIRPDGFVVEGPLAGGHNAPPRGQLVLDEDGQPVFGPRDQADVAKVAAVGLPFWLAGSQGTPEALAAALAAGAAGVQVGTVFALCEETGLTTALRDDLLTRLRAGTLTVRTDPLASPTGFPFKVAQLPGTLSDPPVVAARERLCDLGYLRTPYLRDNGAVGYRCKAEPVHVYVRKGGAAEDTVGRTCLCNALTADIGLGQTRADGYQEPALVTLGSDLDGAARLAADHPGTWTARQALDWILGAA; via the coding sequence GTGGGACCACTGCAGGGGCGACCCCTGCCGAGGGTGATCCAGGGCGGGATGGGCGTCGCGGTGTCCTCGTGGCAGATCGCCTCGTCCGTCGCCCGCGCCGGTCAGCTCGGCGTGGTCTCGGGCACGGCACTGGACCTGGTGCTGGCCCGGCGGCTGCAGGACGGGGACCCCGACGGTTCCGCACGCCGCGCACTCGCGGCCTTCCCCGTCCGCGCGGTGGCCGACCGCGTGCTGGCCCGGTACTTCCTGGCCGGCGGTCGCCTCCCCGGCACCCCGTACTCCCCGGTGCCTCGGCTGGCGGTGCGGCAGAGCCGGCCGGCGCAGGAGCTGGGCATCCTCGGCAGCTTCGTCGAGGTGTGGCTGGCCAAGGAGGGGCACGACGGGCTCGTCGGCATCAACCTGCTCGAGAAGATCCAGATGGCCACGCCCACCGCGGTGTACGGCGCGATGCTCGCCGGTGTCGACCACGTGCTGATGGGCGCCGGCATCCCGCGGGACATCCCGCACCTGCTGGACGAGCTGGCCGCGCACCATGCCGTCGACCTGCCGGTGGAGGTCTCGGGTGCCGCGGGCGGAGGGCACGCCGTGCACCTCGACCCGCACGCCCTGCTCGGCGCGGAGCTGCCGGCGGTTCGTCGTCCGGCGTTCCTGGCGATCGTCTCGGCGCACGCCCTGGCGTCGTACCTGGCCAAGGACGCGCACATCCGGCCCGACGGCTTCGTGGTCGAGGGGCCGCTCGCCGGTGGCCACAACGCGCCGCCGCGGGGTCAGCTGGTGCTCGACGAGGACGGTCAGCCGGTGTTCGGCCCGCGGGACCAGGCGGACGTGGCGAAGGTGGCCGCCGTCGGGCTGCCGTTCTGGCTGGCCGGCTCGCAGGGGACGCCGGAGGCCCTGGCCGCCGCACTGGCCGCCGGTGCCGCCGGCGTGCAGGTCGGCACCGTCTTCGCCCTGTGCGAAGAGACCGGACTGACCACAGCCCTGCGCGACGACCTGCTGACCCGCCTGCGCGCCGGCACCCTCACCGTCCGCACCGACCCCCTCGCCTCGCCGACCGGCTTCCCGTTCAAGGTGGCGCAGCTGCCGGGCACCCTCTCGGACCCGCCGGTGGTCGCGGCCCGCGAGCGCTTGTGCGACCTCGGCTACCTCCGCACGCCGTACCTGCGGGACAACGGCGCGGTGGGCTACCGCTGCAAGGCCGAGCCGGTGCACGTGTACGTCCGCAAGGGCGGCGCGGCGGAGGACACCGTCGGGCGCACCTGCCTGTGCAACGCGCTGACCGCGGACATCGGCCTGGGCCAGACCCGTGCCGACGGCTACCAGGAGCCTGCGCTGGTCACCCTCGGGTCCGACCTCGACGGTGCCGCCCGTCTGGCCGCCGACCACCCCGGCACGTGGACCGCCCGGCAGGCCCTCGACTGGATCCTCGGCGCGGCCTGA
- a CDS encoding dienelactone hydrolase family protein: MPFPVQLERSAVLTGGAPAPAPLLLLLHGFGSDERDLPGLTAHLPARLGWASLPGPFPASPYPGAPGRAWFPITTPGSPDPAPVHAATATILEWLDQTVPADRPVVPLGFSQGGLMVTQLLRARPERFAAGVVLSGFVLAGEQPHDDELTAVPVFWGRGDADGVIAADAVDRTDAWLPAHTKATVRVYPGLPHSVSAAELADVATFLEAALTA; encoded by the coding sequence ATGCCGTTCCCCGTGCAGCTCGAGCGCTCCGCCGTCCTGACGGGCGGTGCACCGGCGCCCGCCCCGCTGCTGCTCCTGCTGCACGGCTTCGGCTCCGACGAGCGCGACCTCCCCGGGCTCACCGCCCACCTGCCGGCGCGCCTCGGCTGGGCGTCCCTGCCCGGACCGTTCCCGGCGTCCCCCTACCCGGGCGCACCGGGCCGCGCCTGGTTCCCGATCACCACCCCCGGCAGCCCCGACCCCGCCCCTGTGCACGCCGCCACGGCCACGATCCTCGAGTGGCTGGACCAGACGGTGCCGGCGGACCGCCCGGTGGTGCCGCTCGGCTTCTCGCAGGGCGGCCTGATGGTGACGCAGCTGCTGCGGGCCCGTCCCGAGCGGTTCGCCGCCGGCGTGGTGCTGTCCGGCTTCGTCCTGGCCGGCGAGCAGCCGCACGACGACGAGCTCACGGCCGTGCCGGTGTTCTGGGGACGTGGCGACGCCGACGGGGTGATCGCCGCGGACGCCGTCGACCGCACCGACGCCTGGCTGCCGGCGCACACCAAGGCCACCGTGCGGGTGTACCCCGGCCTGCCGCACTCGGTCAGCGCCGCCGAGCTCGCCGACGTCGCCACCTTCCTCGAAGCGGCCCTCACCGCCTGA